One Gemmatimonadota bacterium genomic region harbors:
- a CDS encoding PD-(D/E)XK nuclease family protein, whose protein sequence is MIVQTGEPQLRKPLSDIFPEFNGGPSSRGSTYWRRELQCAREGLLSNDLGWTPLQLSEALDMGLLWHLMLERFYKVRQRAQQAMAGRADTPALGAAIVNALQLNWIDPTAYFSAGAEEATRAAFSVPDALEGPPDYDNDTWRGRLERMLKSYLAFSRGDQWEILAVEHEFRTDAGNPRQGVTYTSRLDLVVRDYEVRAAPVLRSVEHKSSTFDDPQTLKMFTHDLQTGAGVGHGERARDALAR, encoded by the coding sequence ATGATCGTGCAGACCGGTGAGCCGCAGCTGCGGAAGCCTCTCAGCGACATCTTCCCGGAGTTCAACGGCGGCCCCAGCTCGCGCGGCAGCACGTACTGGCGCCGCGAGCTCCAGTGCGCACGCGAAGGGCTCCTCAGCAACGACCTCGGTTGGACGCCCTTGCAGCTGAGCGAGGCACTCGACATGGGGCTGCTCTGGCACTTGATGCTCGAGCGGTTCTACAAGGTGAGGCAGCGGGCGCAGCAGGCCATGGCGGGGCGCGCCGACACCCCGGCGCTGGGAGCTGCCATCGTGAACGCGCTGCAGCTCAACTGGATCGACCCCACAGCCTACTTCAGCGCGGGCGCTGAAGAGGCCACGCGCGCTGCGTTCTCGGTGCCGGACGCCCTCGAAGGGCCCCCCGACTACGACAACGACACCTGGCGCGGTCGGCTCGAGCGCATGCTCAAGAGCTACCTGGCGTTCAGCCGCGGGGACCAGTGGGAGATCCTGGCCGTCGAGCACGAGTTCCGCACCGATGCTGGGAACCCTCGGCAGGGCGTCACGTACACGAGCCGCCTCGACCTCGTCGTGCGCGACTACGAGGTGCGCGCGGCGCCCGTGTTGCGCAGCGTCGAGCACAAGAGCTCGACCTTCGACGACCCCCAGACGTTGAAGATGTTCACGCACGACCTCCAGACGGGGGCAGGTGTGGGTCATGGCGAACGCGCTCGAGACGCATTGGCCCGGTGA
- a CDS encoding AAA family ATPase, whose amino-acid sequence MLNAHMRTNQGVATRPVRAFFTGPSRSGKTSTALSFPNSLLVSAKDENGARVADNLPFHVSVVECGGFQAGKSSSGPALMDVVRWASAEARNGTLRRADGSPVGTIIIDSLSHFESMLMSELVGQGKMEQQTWGVLLEAWKAFRAALWALPVHVVLTCLDEVKQSKDGRIIGHTNALKGQIGALLPSECDIIAYTEQEADGVFMAYMCRRGMFTGGGRIPGMPNGAYQNFNFGAHIAPYLGA is encoded by the coding sequence ATGCTGAACGCCCACATGCGGACCAACCAGGGCGTCGCCACGCGCCCCGTGCGTGCCTTCTTCACGGGGCCCTCGCGGTCGGGGAAGACTTCGACGGCGCTCTCCTTCCCGAACTCGTTGCTCGTCTCGGCAAAGGACGAGAACGGGGCTCGTGTGGCGGACAACCTCCCCTTCCACGTGAGCGTGGTCGAGTGCGGCGGCTTCCAGGCCGGCAAGAGCTCGAGCGGGCCAGCGCTCATGGACGTGGTGCGCTGGGCTTCTGCCGAGGCGCGTAACGGGACGCTGCGACGCGCTGACGGCAGCCCTGTGGGCACGATCATCATCGACTCGCTGTCGCACTTCGAGTCGATGCTGATGTCCGAGCTGGTGGGGCAGGGCAAGATGGAGCAGCAGACCTGGGGTGTGCTGCTCGAGGCTTGGAAAGCCTTCCGCGCGGCGCTCTGGGCGCTCCCCGTGCACGTGGTCTTGACGTGTCTCGATGAGGTGAAGCAGTCGAAAGACGGGCGCATCATCGGTCACACGAACGCGCTCAAGGGTCAGATCGGGGCGCTCCTCCCGAGCGAGTGCGACATCATCGCCTACACCGAGCAGGAGGCCGATGGGGTCTTCATGGCCTACATGTGCCGCCGAGGCATGTTCACAGGCGGCGGGCGCATCCCGGGGATGCCGAACGGTGCCTATCAAAACTTCAACTTCGGGGCGCACATCGCCCCGTACCTGGGCGCCTAG
- a CDS encoding Dam family site-specific DNA-(adenine-N6)-methyltransferase — translation MTARPTAKPFIKWAGGKGRLLEQIAPLVPAEVHTWVEPFLGGGASLFGLGVHRAKSVIAGDVNTALINAFRCVRDDVEGVMLALDDLQRLGPYRDQYYRERSAFNRWLISVEGARRGWPNTIAAAQFIYLNKTGYNGLWRVNKLGELNVACGDYKEPRIYDSAELIAASKALRHVSLCLNSASSLLGTAAAGNKFYFLDPPYTPTSATAGFTGYSVGGFTHAHHLELRDACRRIDKDGGKFLLCQADTPLTRELYYEWDVRTVSTQRSISMKSTTRGVTTELVVRNYTTPQDPKDPT, via the coding sequence GTGACCGCTCGCCCGACAGCCAAGCCGTTCATCAAGTGGGCGGGCGGCAAGGGCCGTCTGCTCGAGCAGATCGCCCCACTGGTCCCCGCCGAGGTGCACACCTGGGTGGAGCCGTTCCTCGGGGGCGGCGCTTCGCTCTTCGGGCTGGGCGTTCACCGCGCGAAGAGCGTCATAGCCGGGGACGTCAACACCGCGCTCATCAACGCCTTCCGCTGCGTTCGCGACGACGTGGAGGGCGTGATGCTCGCGCTGGACGACCTGCAGCGGCTCGGGCCTTACCGCGACCAGTACTACCGCGAACGGAGCGCCTTCAACCGCTGGCTGATATCTGTGGAGGGCGCACGCAGAGGTTGGCCCAACACTATTGCAGCCGCGCAGTTCATCTACCTGAACAAGACCGGGTACAACGGCCTCTGGCGAGTGAACAAGCTCGGAGAGCTCAACGTGGCGTGCGGCGACTACAAGGAGCCGCGCATCTACGACTCGGCCGAGCTCATCGCGGCCAGCAAGGCGCTGCGCCACGTGTCGTTGTGCTTGAACAGTGCCTCCTCGTTGTTGGGCACCGCTGCCGCCGGGAACAAGTTCTACTTCCTCGACCCGCCCTACACCCCGACGAGCGCGACGGCCGGCTTCACCGGCTACTCGGTGGGTGGTTTCACCCACGCGCACCACCTCGAGCTGCGAGATGCCTGTCGCCGCATCGACAAGGACGGCGGCAAGTTCCTGCTCTGCCAAGCGGACACGCCGCTGACGCGTGAGCTCTACTACGAGTGGGACGTGCGCACCGTGAGCACACAGCGCAGCATCAGCATGAAGTCCACCACCCGCGGCGTGACCACCGAGCTGGTTGTCCGCAATTACACCACCCCGCAAGACCCCAAGGACCCAACGTGA